A window of the Gossypium hirsutum isolate 1008001.06 chromosome A05, Gossypium_hirsutum_v2.1, whole genome shotgun sequence genome harbors these coding sequences:
- the LOC107960318 gene encoding F-box protein At2g39490, translating into MGKKRRNKKTKHEKQSHEPDDNIPINTSSSRYSDTNCLKDDVFHQIIPSFIWNYDQEKLYNHVNIPESNSMNPNDFVSNLPDNILHHIISYLPFESAVRTSFLSSHWKHLWKEALLDSVHDVTMEAAIKAIQSFLDGFDTHCRPRNKWGFIFEFSNGRNILAASISRNGTLRLDFSAVKQEFPMPFDLDLKPLQTQLPYSNTMKVKSLYLVSVSHLSNVAVSSLVPNLPFLESLTIAKCKGLQSLQIKEAKVLHKLVVLDCPQLQSLSFEGSCLRCFRYRGKLVSFRFQGYCKCTTFRRICICECGLFLKDATIDLRQGSLAEGTWDFEKPPGYCYSYNLHKRTLCRCTTKKKCFKSILISIRSIKSLTICRWFFETSMCCLLSSSRDPLFCLSGLKELWWIDCSMNRESINVLLWFLKLCPHLERLYVTIDPKCYNMPSTGKFSTLFIVPDKLSDLKAIKLEGFADEEKEIFMARRLIQLFGDNNPVIISKSDRKCLKHLMKVAKLEKKGKYPYKFKVVENVSENFPNHVHANL; encoded by the exons ATGGGAAAGAAGAGAAGAAACAAGAAAACTAAGCATGAGAAGCAGAGTCATGAACCAGATGATAATATCCCAATAAACACTTCAAGTTCAAG GTATTCGGATACCAATTGTTTAAAAGATGACGTTTTTCACCAAATTATTCCATCGTTTATATGGAATTATGATCAAGAGAAACTGTATAATCATGTGAATATCCCAGAAAG TAATAGTATGAACCCTAATGATTTCGTCAGTAATTTGCCTGACAATATCCTTCACCACATCATTTCGTATCTCCCTTTTGAATCTGCGGTCCGAACTTCCTTTCTTTCAAGTCACTGGAAACACCTTTGGAAAGAGGCCTTGTTGGATTCAGTCCATGATGTAACCATGGAAGCTGCCATTAAAGCCATACAAAGCTTTCTTGATGGTTTTGATACACACTGTAGACCAAGGAATAAGTGGGGTTTCATATTTGAGTTCAGTAATGGAAGAAACATCTTAGCTGCTAGCATTTCTAGAAATGGTACACTTCGACTTGATTTCTCAGCTGTTAAACAAGAATTCCCAATGCCCTTTGATTTGGATTTGAAGCCATTGCAAACCCAACTACCATATTCAAACACAATGAAAGTAAAATCATTGTATCTCGTATCAGTAAGCCACCTGTCTAATGTGGCAGTTTCATCTTTAGTGCCAAATTTGCCATTTCTTGAAAGCTTGACTATAGCCAAATGCAAAGGGTTACAATCTTTACAGATTAAAGAGGCCAAAGTGCTTCATAAATTAGTGGTTCTCGATTGCCCCCAGTTACAATCTCTCAGTTTTGAAGGTTCCTGTTTAAGATGTTTCAGATATAGAGGCAAATTAGTGTCCTTTCGGTTTCAAGGGTATTGTAAATGTACTACTTTTCGCCGGATTTGTATCTGTGAGTGTGGTTTATTCTTGAAAGATGCGACGATTGATCTCAGACAAGGTTCTCTAGCAGAAGGGACATGGGACTTTGAAAAGCCTCCTGGTTATTGTTATTCTTATAATCTGCATAAACGAACCCTTTGTCGCTGCACCACGAAGAAAAAATGTTTCAAATCAATTTTGATAAGCATAAGGAGTATTAAATCTCTAACAATATGCAGATGGTTTTTCGAG aCATCGATGTGTTGCTTGCTCAGTTCAAGTAGAGACCCTTTGTTTTGTTTGAGCGGACTTAAGGAACTTTGGTGGATTGATTGTTCAATGAACAGAGAATCAATCAATGTCTTACTTTGGTTTCTGAAGCTTTGTCCTCACTTGGAAAGACTTTATGTCACT ATTGATCCAAAATGCTATAACATGCCTAGCACAGGAAAATTCTCAACTTTATTCATTGTTCCTGATAAGCTCAGTGATCTCAAAGCAATCAAATTAGAAGGATTTGCAGATGAAGAAAAGGAGATTTTCATGGCAAGGCGATTGATACAATTATTTGGAGACAATAATCCAGTCATTATATCTAAATCAGATAGGAAATGTTTGAAGCATCTAATGAAAGTAGCCAAGTTGGAGAAGAAAGGGAAATATCCGTACAAGTTTAAAGTGGTTGAAAATGTTTCGGAAAATTTTCCGAATCATGTTCATGCCAACCTTTAA